The proteins below come from a single Triplophysa rosa linkage group LG12, Trosa_1v2, whole genome shotgun sequence genomic window:
- the sema6dl gene encoding sema domain, transmembrane domain (TM), and cytoplasmic domain, (semaphorin) 6D, like isoform X3, whose amino-acid sequence MGRRELTLDLLLLLLVSHMEAVSFPEDNIPLDVVDRHYARQYPVFRGRPSANESQHRLDFQLMTRIHDTLFIAGRDQVYLVSLRESYRNEIIPYRKLTWRSGQADRETCAMKGKHRDECHNFIKVLVPRNDDLVFICGTNGFNPMCRYYRLDNLEFDGEEISGLARCPFDAKQTNVALFADGKLYSATVADFLASDAVIYRSMGDGSALRTIKYDSKWLKEPHFLHAVHYGDYVYFFFREIAAEHNNLGKAVYSRVARICKNDMGGSQRVLEKHWTSFVKARLNCSVPGESFFYFDVLQAITDIIDINGVSSVVGVFTTQLNSIPGSAVCAFSMDDIESVFRGRFKEQKTADSVWTPYPEEKLPKPRPGCCAGHASAESYKTSIEFPDETLQFIKSHPLMDASVPSIRDEPWFTKTRVRYRLTALAVDNTAGPHKNYTVVFIGSEAGIVLKVLAKTSLLSLNDSVLLEEIDVFNQAKCLSSNEDDRRILSFHLDKDSHTLYVAFSSCVVRIPLSRCERHTSCQKSCIASRDPYCGWTSHGACERISAATQSGYEQDVEFGNTAHLGDCHDMELATSSVSVPATSEPIQSPQTIPTQTTQLLGSRKFVLHDDPATSHSVEPFPGVLEGVWEIQAGESNQLVHMNILITCVFGAFLLGAFIAGMVVYCYRDAFLRAPRKMPKDTESAQSCADSTGSFAKLNGLFDSPVKEYQPNIDSPKLYTNLLSNGREAPTTGDTKTMLLSGQPPELAALPTPESTPVLQQKSLPPITNQWERAHGKLSGCRKDVPPKSPQYYPSSPPPHCAIPSAVVLPNATHESRASFSTPEGHQAEKKVQNSDQHGSKSGRKDQRRTVDARNTLNDLLKHLNEGNPNLMVEMPKSRQHLMLEPIVSPTEIPPKVPSREASLYSPSSSLPRNSPTKRLDVPTTPTSPTGQMGTLERQRYYRNSSQRHSISSPPKGLHSPSGTIVSRQPSLNRGGYMPPTPTPPTRLDSHGVPMAMAPSVSRQNSYSGHGSLPRTSIKRTVSLKPDVPPKPNGFAPQTAQMRPVNKYSY is encoded by the exons ATGGGGCGGCGTGAACTGACCCTTGACctcctgctgctgctgctggtgTCACACATGGAGGCTGTGAGCTTTCCAGAAGACAACATCCCTCTGGACGTGGTGGACAGACACT ATGCACGACAGTACCCGGTGTTCCGCGGACGCCCCTCTGCCAACGAATCTCAGCACAGACTGGACTTTCAGCTGATGACCCGGATACACGATACGCTCTTCATCGCCGGCAG GGATCAGGTTTATCTAGTGAGTCTGAGAGAATCCTACAGGAACGAGATCATCCCGTACAGG AAGCTGACGTGGCGCTCCGGACAGGCCGACAGAGAGACGTGCGCCATGAAAGGCAAACACAGA GACGAGTGCCATAATTTCATTAAAGTCCTGGTTCCGAGAAATGATGATCTGGTGTTCATATGTGGGACAAATGGTTTCAACCCCATGTGCCGTTACTACAGG TTGGACAACCTGGAGTTTGATGGTGAGGAGATCAGCGGCTTGGCCCGATGCCCGTTTGATGCCAAGCAGACGAACGTTGCGCTGTTTGCCG ATGGCAAGCTGTACTCGGCTACGGTTGCTGACTTCCTGGCGAGCGACGCTGTCATTTATCGTAGTATGGGAGACGGTTCTGCTCTGCGCACCATTAAATACGACTCCAAGTGGTTAAAAG AGCCGCATTTCCTGCACGCTGTGCATTATGGGGATTACGTCTACTTCTTCTTCAGAGAAATCGCAGCTGAACACAACAACTTGGGAAAA GCGGTTTACTCCAGAGTGGCTCGGATCTGTAAAAATGACATGGGAGGGTCTCAACGGGTGCTGGAGAAACACTGGACGTCTTTTGTCAAGGCCCGTCTGAACTGTTCCGTTCCCGGAGAGTCGTTTTTCTACTTCGACGTTCTCCAGGCCATCACGGACATCATCGACATTAACGGAGTGTCGTCCGTGGTTGGAGTTTTCACCACCCAGTTGAACAG TATCCCAGGCTCGGCTGTGTGCGCCTTCTCCATGGACGACATCGAAAGTGTCTTCCGTGGCCGATTCAAGGAGCAAAAGACGGCCGACTCAGTATGGACTCCTTATCCTGAGGAGAAGCTGCCGAAGCCCAG ACCCGGGTGCTGCGCGGGACACGCTTCAGCTGAGTCTTACAAAACCTCCATCGAGTTTCCAGACGAGACCCTTCAGTTCATCAAGTCACACCCACTCATGGACGCCTCGGTCCCCTCCATCAGAGACGAACCGTGGTTCACCAAAACAAGAGTCAG GTACAGACTCACGGCGCTCGCCGTCGACAACACTGCAGGACCCCATAAGAACTACACCGTGGTGTTTATTGGCTCGGAGGCCGGCATCGTGCTAAAAGTTCTGGCCAAGACGTCCCTGCTGTCTCTAAATGACAGCGTTCTGCTGGAGGAGATTGACGTCTTCAACCAAGCCAA GTGTTTATCCAGCAATGAGGACGACCGGAGAATTCTGTCTTTCCACCTGGATAAAGACTCGCACACGCTGTACGTGGCCTTTTCCAGCTGTGTGGTCAGGATTCCTCTGAGCCGCTGCGAGCGCCACACGTCCTGTCAGAA GTCCTGCATTGCTTCAAGAGACCCATACTGCGGATGGACGTCTCATGGAGCCTGTGAGCGCATTTCTGCAGCTACACA AAGTGGTTATGAGCAAGATGTTGAATTCGGCAACACCGCACACCTCGGTGACTGTCACG ACATGGAGTTGGCGACCTCGTCGGTCAGTGTGCCCGCGACCTCTGAACCCATACAATCACCCCAAACCATCCCCACTCAGACCACCCAACTCCTTGGCTCACGGAAATTTGTGCTCCACGATGACCCAGCCACTTCACATTCTGTTGAGCCTTTCCCAGGTGTGCTGGAGG GTGTGTGGGAAATACAGGCAGGCGAATCTAACCAGTTGGTCCACATGAACATCCTCATCACCTGTGTGTTCGGTGCCTTTCTGTTGGGTGCATTCATCGCCGGTATGGTCGTTTACTGCTATAGGGATGCCTTCCTGCGTGCTCCACGTAAGATGCCGAAAGATACCGAGTCAGCCCAGTCCTGCGCTGATTCCACTGGCAGCTTTGCCAAGCTCAACGGTCTGTTCGACAGTCCCGTCAAAGAGTACCAACCCAATATAGATTCTCCCAAACTCTACACCAACCTGCTGAGCAATGGGAGGGAAGCGCCAACCACTGGAGACACCAAGACAATGCTCCTGAGTGGACAGCCGCCGGAACTGGCAGCACTGCCTACGCCTGAGTCCACACCCGTGTTGCAACAGAAGAGCCTTCCGCCAATAACGAACCAGTGGGAGAGAGCACACGGAAAGCTGAGCGGCTGCCGCAAAGATGTGCCACCCAAAAGCCCACAATACTACCCCTCCAGTCCACCCCCCCACTGCGCCATTCCCAGCGCCGTGGTGCTTCCCAATGCAACCCATGAGAGCAGGGCCTCTTTCAGTACCCCCGAAGGCCATCAAGCTGAGAAAAAAGTCCAGAATAGCGATCAGCACGGGTCCAAATCGGGACGCAAAGACCAGCGGCGGACCGTTGACGCCAGGAACACGCTAAACGACCTCTTGAAGCACCTGAACGAGGGCAACCCCAATCTCATGGTGGAGATGCCCAAGTCCCGCCAGCACCTGATGTTGGAACCCATTGTGAGCCCGACAGAAATTCCCCCCAAAGTCCCAAGCCGAGAGGCCTCGTTGTACTCTCCCTCTTCTTCATTACCCAGAAATAGCCCGACCAAGAGACTGGACGTGCCGACCACGCCGACTTCGCCCACAGGTCAGATGGGAACTCTTGAGAGACAGCGGTATTACCGCAACTCTTCCCAGCGACACTCTATATCCTCACCACCCAAAGGACTGCACTCACCAAGTGGGACAATTGTGTCCCGACAGCCCAGCCTGAATAGAGGCGGGTACATGCCCCCAACCCCTACCCCTCCTACCAGACTAGACTCTCACGGGGTGCCAATGGCTATGGCACCCTCCGTGTCCCGGCAAAACAGCTACAGTGGTCACGGATCTTTACCTCGAACCTCCATTAAACGGACAGTGTCGTTAAAGCCCGACGTTCCCCCCAAACCCAATGGCTTTGCGCCGCAGACTGCACAAATGAGGCCTGTGAACAAATAT
- the sema6dl gene encoding sema domain, transmembrane domain (TM), and cytoplasmic domain, (semaphorin) 6D, like isoform X4 has product MGRRELTLDLLLLLLVSHMEAVSFPEDNIPLDVVDRHYARQYPVFRGRPSANESQHRLDFQLMTRIHDTLFIAGRDQVYLVSLRESYRNEIIPYRKLTWRSGQADRETCAMKGKHRDECHNFIKVLVPRNDDLVFICGTNGFNPMCRYYRLDNLEFDGEEISGLARCPFDAKQTNVALFADGKLYSATVADFLASDAVIYRSMGDGSALRTIKYDSKWLKEPHFLHAVHYGDYVYFFFREIAAEHNNLGKAVYSRVARICKNDMGGSQRVLEKHWTSFVKARLNCSVPGESFFYFDVLQAITDIIDINGVSSVVGVFTTQLNSIPGSAVCAFSMDDIESVFRGRFKEQKTADSVWTPYPEEKLPKPRPGCCAGHASAESYKTSIEFPDETLQFIKSHPLMDASVPSIRDEPWFTKTRVRYRLTALAVDNTAGPHKNYTVVFIGSEAGIVLKVLAKTSLLSLNDSVLLEEIDVFNQAKCLSSNEDDRRILSFHLDKDSHTLYVAFSSCVVRIPLSRCERHTSCQKSCIASRDPYCGWTSHGACERISAATQSGYEQDVEFGNTAHLGDCHEFLATTSAPDFKSYGDPTSGVWEIQAGESNQLVHMNILITCVFGAFLLGAFIAGMVVYCYRDAFLRAPRKMPKDTESAQSCADSTGSFAKLNGLFDSPVKEYQPNIDSPKLYTNLLSNGREAPTTGDTKTMLLSGQPPELAALPTPESTPVLQQKSLPPITNQWERAHGKLSGCRKDVPPKSPQYYPSSPPPHCAIPSAVVLPNATHESRASFSTPEGHQAEKKVQNSDQHGSKSGRKDQRRTVDARNTLNDLLKHLNEGNPNLMVEMPKSRQHLMLEPIVSPTEIPPKVPSREASLYSPSSSLPRNSPTKRLDVPTTPTSPTGQMGTLERQRYYRNSSQRHSISSPPKGLHSPSGTIVSRQPSLNRGGYMPPTPTPPTRLDSHGVPMAMAPSVSRQNSYSGHGSLPRTSIKRTVSLKPDVPPKPNGFAPQTAQMRPVNKYSY; this is encoded by the exons ATGGGGCGGCGTGAACTGACCCTTGACctcctgctgctgctgctggtgTCACACATGGAGGCTGTGAGCTTTCCAGAAGACAACATCCCTCTGGACGTGGTGGACAGACACT ATGCACGACAGTACCCGGTGTTCCGCGGACGCCCCTCTGCCAACGAATCTCAGCACAGACTGGACTTTCAGCTGATGACCCGGATACACGATACGCTCTTCATCGCCGGCAG GGATCAGGTTTATCTAGTGAGTCTGAGAGAATCCTACAGGAACGAGATCATCCCGTACAGG AAGCTGACGTGGCGCTCCGGACAGGCCGACAGAGAGACGTGCGCCATGAAAGGCAAACACAGA GACGAGTGCCATAATTTCATTAAAGTCCTGGTTCCGAGAAATGATGATCTGGTGTTCATATGTGGGACAAATGGTTTCAACCCCATGTGCCGTTACTACAGG TTGGACAACCTGGAGTTTGATGGTGAGGAGATCAGCGGCTTGGCCCGATGCCCGTTTGATGCCAAGCAGACGAACGTTGCGCTGTTTGCCG ATGGCAAGCTGTACTCGGCTACGGTTGCTGACTTCCTGGCGAGCGACGCTGTCATTTATCGTAGTATGGGAGACGGTTCTGCTCTGCGCACCATTAAATACGACTCCAAGTGGTTAAAAG AGCCGCATTTCCTGCACGCTGTGCATTATGGGGATTACGTCTACTTCTTCTTCAGAGAAATCGCAGCTGAACACAACAACTTGGGAAAA GCGGTTTACTCCAGAGTGGCTCGGATCTGTAAAAATGACATGGGAGGGTCTCAACGGGTGCTGGAGAAACACTGGACGTCTTTTGTCAAGGCCCGTCTGAACTGTTCCGTTCCCGGAGAGTCGTTTTTCTACTTCGACGTTCTCCAGGCCATCACGGACATCATCGACATTAACGGAGTGTCGTCCGTGGTTGGAGTTTTCACCACCCAGTTGAACAG TATCCCAGGCTCGGCTGTGTGCGCCTTCTCCATGGACGACATCGAAAGTGTCTTCCGTGGCCGATTCAAGGAGCAAAAGACGGCCGACTCAGTATGGACTCCTTATCCTGAGGAGAAGCTGCCGAAGCCCAG ACCCGGGTGCTGCGCGGGACACGCTTCAGCTGAGTCTTACAAAACCTCCATCGAGTTTCCAGACGAGACCCTTCAGTTCATCAAGTCACACCCACTCATGGACGCCTCGGTCCCCTCCATCAGAGACGAACCGTGGTTCACCAAAACAAGAGTCAG GTACAGACTCACGGCGCTCGCCGTCGACAACACTGCAGGACCCCATAAGAACTACACCGTGGTGTTTATTGGCTCGGAGGCCGGCATCGTGCTAAAAGTTCTGGCCAAGACGTCCCTGCTGTCTCTAAATGACAGCGTTCTGCTGGAGGAGATTGACGTCTTCAACCAAGCCAA GTGTTTATCCAGCAATGAGGACGACCGGAGAATTCTGTCTTTCCACCTGGATAAAGACTCGCACACGCTGTACGTGGCCTTTTCCAGCTGTGTGGTCAGGATTCCTCTGAGCCGCTGCGAGCGCCACACGTCCTGTCAGAA GTCCTGCATTGCTTCAAGAGACCCATACTGCGGATGGACGTCTCATGGAGCCTGTGAGCGCATTTCTGCAGCTACACA AAGTGGTTATGAGCAAGATGTTGAATTCGGCAACACCGCACACCTCGGTGACTGTCACG AATTTTTGGCCACTACATCAGCGCCAGATTTCAAATCATATGGCGACCCAACCTCTG GTGTGTGGGAAATACAGGCAGGCGAATCTAACCAGTTGGTCCACATGAACATCCTCATCACCTGTGTGTTCGGTGCCTTTCTGTTGGGTGCATTCATCGCCGGTATGGTCGTTTACTGCTATAGGGATGCCTTCCTGCGTGCTCCACGTAAGATGCCGAAAGATACCGAGTCAGCCCAGTCCTGCGCTGATTCCACTGGCAGCTTTGCCAAGCTCAACGGTCTGTTCGACAGTCCCGTCAAAGAGTACCAACCCAATATAGATTCTCCCAAACTCTACACCAACCTGCTGAGCAATGGGAGGGAAGCGCCAACCACTGGAGACACCAAGACAATGCTCCTGAGTGGACAGCCGCCGGAACTGGCAGCACTGCCTACGCCTGAGTCCACACCCGTGTTGCAACAGAAGAGCCTTCCGCCAATAACGAACCAGTGGGAGAGAGCACACGGAAAGCTGAGCGGCTGCCGCAAAGATGTGCCACCCAAAAGCCCACAATACTACCCCTCCAGTCCACCCCCCCACTGCGCCATTCCCAGCGCCGTGGTGCTTCCCAATGCAACCCATGAGAGCAGGGCCTCTTTCAGTACCCCCGAAGGCCATCAAGCTGAGAAAAAAGTCCAGAATAGCGATCAGCACGGGTCCAAATCGGGACGCAAAGACCAGCGGCGGACCGTTGACGCCAGGAACACGCTAAACGACCTCTTGAAGCACCTGAACGAGGGCAACCCCAATCTCATGGTGGAGATGCCCAAGTCCCGCCAGCACCTGATGTTGGAACCCATTGTGAGCCCGACAGAAATTCCCCCCAAAGTCCCAAGCCGAGAGGCCTCGTTGTACTCTCCCTCTTCTTCATTACCCAGAAATAGCCCGACCAAGAGACTGGACGTGCCGACCACGCCGACTTCGCCCACAGGTCAGATGGGAACTCTTGAGAGACAGCGGTATTACCGCAACTCTTCCCAGCGACACTCTATATCCTCACCACCCAAAGGACTGCACTCACCAAGTGGGACAATTGTGTCCCGACAGCCCAGCCTGAATAGAGGCGGGTACATGCCCCCAACCCCTACCCCTCCTACCAGACTAGACTCTCACGGGGTGCCAATGGCTATGGCACCCTCCGTGTCCCGGCAAAACAGCTACAGTGGTCACGGATCTTTACCTCGAACCTCCATTAAACGGACAGTGTCGTTAAAGCCCGACGTTCCCCCCAAACCCAATGGCTTTGCGCCGCAGACTGCACAAATGAGGCCTGTGAACAAATAT
- the sema6dl gene encoding sema domain, transmembrane domain (TM), and cytoplasmic domain, (semaphorin) 6D, like isoform X2, with amino-acid sequence MGRRELTLDLLLLLLVSHMEAVSFPEDNIPLDVVDRHYARQYPVFRGRPSANESQHRLDFQLMTRIHDTLFIAGRDQVYLVSLRESYRNEIIPYRKLTWRSGQADRETCAMKGKHRDECHNFIKVLVPRNDDLVFICGTNGFNPMCRYYRLDNLEFDGEEISGLARCPFDAKQTNVALFADGKLYSATVADFLASDAVIYRSMGDGSALRTIKYDSKWLKEPHFLHAVHYGDYVYFFFREIAAEHNNLGKAVYSRVARICKNDMGGSQRVLEKHWTSFVKARLNCSVPGESFFYFDVLQAITDIIDINGVSSVVGVFTTQLNSIPGSAVCAFSMDDIESVFRGRFKEQKTADSVWTPYPEEKLPKPRPGCCAGHASAESYKTSIEFPDETLQFIKSHPLMDASVPSIRDEPWFTKTRVRYRLTALAVDNTAGPHKNYTVVFIGSEAGIVLKVLAKTSLLSLNDSVLLEEIDVFNQAKCLSSNEDDRRILSFHLDKDSHTLYVAFSSCVVRIPLSRCERHTSCQKSCIASRDPYCGWTSHGACERISAATQSGYEQDVEFGNTAHLGDCHEFLATTSAPDFKSYGDPTSDMELATSSVSVPATSEPIQSPQTIPTQTTQLLGSRKFVLHDDPATSHSVEPFPGVWEIQAGESNQLVHMNILITCVFGAFLLGAFIAGMVVYCYRDAFLRAPRKMPKDTESAQSCADSTGSFAKLNGLFDSPVKEYQPNIDSPKLYTNLLSNGREAPTTGDTKTMLLSGQPPELAALPTPESTPVLQQKSLPPITNQWERAHGKLSGCRKDVPPKSPQYYPSSPPPHCAIPSAVVLPNATHESRASFSTPEGHQAEKKVQNSDQHGSKSGRKDQRRTVDARNTLNDLLKHLNEGNPNLMVEMPKSRQHLMLEPIVSPTEIPPKVPSREASLYSPSSSLPRNSPTKRLDVPTTPTSPTGQMGTLERQRYYRNSSQRHSISSPPKGLHSPSGTIVSRQPSLNRGGYMPPTPTPPTRLDSHGVPMAMAPSVSRQNSYSGHGSLPRTSIKRTVSLKPDVPPKPNGFAPQTAQMRPVNKYSY; translated from the exons ATGGGGCGGCGTGAACTGACCCTTGACctcctgctgctgctgctggtgTCACACATGGAGGCTGTGAGCTTTCCAGAAGACAACATCCCTCTGGACGTGGTGGACAGACACT ATGCACGACAGTACCCGGTGTTCCGCGGACGCCCCTCTGCCAACGAATCTCAGCACAGACTGGACTTTCAGCTGATGACCCGGATACACGATACGCTCTTCATCGCCGGCAG GGATCAGGTTTATCTAGTGAGTCTGAGAGAATCCTACAGGAACGAGATCATCCCGTACAGG AAGCTGACGTGGCGCTCCGGACAGGCCGACAGAGAGACGTGCGCCATGAAAGGCAAACACAGA GACGAGTGCCATAATTTCATTAAAGTCCTGGTTCCGAGAAATGATGATCTGGTGTTCATATGTGGGACAAATGGTTTCAACCCCATGTGCCGTTACTACAGG TTGGACAACCTGGAGTTTGATGGTGAGGAGATCAGCGGCTTGGCCCGATGCCCGTTTGATGCCAAGCAGACGAACGTTGCGCTGTTTGCCG ATGGCAAGCTGTACTCGGCTACGGTTGCTGACTTCCTGGCGAGCGACGCTGTCATTTATCGTAGTATGGGAGACGGTTCTGCTCTGCGCACCATTAAATACGACTCCAAGTGGTTAAAAG AGCCGCATTTCCTGCACGCTGTGCATTATGGGGATTACGTCTACTTCTTCTTCAGAGAAATCGCAGCTGAACACAACAACTTGGGAAAA GCGGTTTACTCCAGAGTGGCTCGGATCTGTAAAAATGACATGGGAGGGTCTCAACGGGTGCTGGAGAAACACTGGACGTCTTTTGTCAAGGCCCGTCTGAACTGTTCCGTTCCCGGAGAGTCGTTTTTCTACTTCGACGTTCTCCAGGCCATCACGGACATCATCGACATTAACGGAGTGTCGTCCGTGGTTGGAGTTTTCACCACCCAGTTGAACAG TATCCCAGGCTCGGCTGTGTGCGCCTTCTCCATGGACGACATCGAAAGTGTCTTCCGTGGCCGATTCAAGGAGCAAAAGACGGCCGACTCAGTATGGACTCCTTATCCTGAGGAGAAGCTGCCGAAGCCCAG ACCCGGGTGCTGCGCGGGACACGCTTCAGCTGAGTCTTACAAAACCTCCATCGAGTTTCCAGACGAGACCCTTCAGTTCATCAAGTCACACCCACTCATGGACGCCTCGGTCCCCTCCATCAGAGACGAACCGTGGTTCACCAAAACAAGAGTCAG GTACAGACTCACGGCGCTCGCCGTCGACAACACTGCAGGACCCCATAAGAACTACACCGTGGTGTTTATTGGCTCGGAGGCCGGCATCGTGCTAAAAGTTCTGGCCAAGACGTCCCTGCTGTCTCTAAATGACAGCGTTCTGCTGGAGGAGATTGACGTCTTCAACCAAGCCAA GTGTTTATCCAGCAATGAGGACGACCGGAGAATTCTGTCTTTCCACCTGGATAAAGACTCGCACACGCTGTACGTGGCCTTTTCCAGCTGTGTGGTCAGGATTCCTCTGAGCCGCTGCGAGCGCCACACGTCCTGTCAGAA GTCCTGCATTGCTTCAAGAGACCCATACTGCGGATGGACGTCTCATGGAGCCTGTGAGCGCATTTCTGCAGCTACACA AAGTGGTTATGAGCAAGATGTTGAATTCGGCAACACCGCACACCTCGGTGACTGTCACG AATTTTTGGCCACTACATCAGCGCCAGATTTCAAATCATATGGCGACCCAACCTCTG ACATGGAGTTGGCGACCTCGTCGGTCAGTGTGCCCGCGACCTCTGAACCCATACAATCACCCCAAACCATCCCCACTCAGACCACCCAACTCCTTGGCTCACGGAAATTTGTGCTCCACGATGACCCAGCCACTTCACATTCTGTTGAGCCTTTCCCAG GTGTGTGGGAAATACAGGCAGGCGAATCTAACCAGTTGGTCCACATGAACATCCTCATCACCTGTGTGTTCGGTGCCTTTCTGTTGGGTGCATTCATCGCCGGTATGGTCGTTTACTGCTATAGGGATGCCTTCCTGCGTGCTCCACGTAAGATGCCGAAAGATACCGAGTCAGCCCAGTCCTGCGCTGATTCCACTGGCAGCTTTGCCAAGCTCAACGGTCTGTTCGACAGTCCCGTCAAAGAGTACCAACCCAATATAGATTCTCCCAAACTCTACACCAACCTGCTGAGCAATGGGAGGGAAGCGCCAACCACTGGAGACACCAAGACAATGCTCCTGAGTGGACAGCCGCCGGAACTGGCAGCACTGCCTACGCCTGAGTCCACACCCGTGTTGCAACAGAAGAGCCTTCCGCCAATAACGAACCAGTGGGAGAGAGCACACGGAAAGCTGAGCGGCTGCCGCAAAGATGTGCCACCCAAAAGCCCACAATACTACCCCTCCAGTCCACCCCCCCACTGCGCCATTCCCAGCGCCGTGGTGCTTCCCAATGCAACCCATGAGAGCAGGGCCTCTTTCAGTACCCCCGAAGGCCATCAAGCTGAGAAAAAAGTCCAGAATAGCGATCAGCACGGGTCCAAATCGGGACGCAAAGACCAGCGGCGGACCGTTGACGCCAGGAACACGCTAAACGACCTCTTGAAGCACCTGAACGAGGGCAACCCCAATCTCATGGTGGAGATGCCCAAGTCCCGCCAGCACCTGATGTTGGAACCCATTGTGAGCCCGACAGAAATTCCCCCCAAAGTCCCAAGCCGAGAGGCCTCGTTGTACTCTCCCTCTTCTTCATTACCCAGAAATAGCCCGACCAAGAGACTGGACGTGCCGACCACGCCGACTTCGCCCACAGGTCAGATGGGAACTCTTGAGAGACAGCGGTATTACCGCAACTCTTCCCAGCGACACTCTATATCCTCACCACCCAAAGGACTGCACTCACCAAGTGGGACAATTGTGTCCCGACAGCCCAGCCTGAATAGAGGCGGGTACATGCCCCCAACCCCTACCCCTCCTACCAGACTAGACTCTCACGGGGTGCCAATGGCTATGGCACCCTCCGTGTCCCGGCAAAACAGCTACAGTGGTCACGGATCTTTACCTCGAACCTCCATTAAACGGACAGTGTCGTTAAAGCCCGACGTTCCCCCCAAACCCAATGGCTTTGCGCCGCAGACTGCACAAATGAGGCCTGTGAACAAATAT